The sequence below is a genomic window from Wyeomyia smithii strain HCP4-BCI-WySm-NY-G18 chromosome 1, ASM2978416v1, whole genome shotgun sequence.
CCAGTACGGTTTTCTTCAGTGGCAGACGAACCTTTTATCGCCCTTCTGTAGTACGAGTTACTGTCCGTCGAAAGTACTCCTCGCATGCTGCTTCTTCAAGAGAATAACACGGTTCCGTGCTATCTTCCTCAATCTTCCAAAATCTTTCCATTAGCTGATGCACATCGGCGACAGAGGCGACATTTGCGATAATTGGAGATTGGGAGGAGCAATGAAGATTTTTTCCTGTGACTACCCAACCGAAAACGGAATTTACTAATGTTGGTAGGTCGTCGCCAAGGGCAATTCTACCAGGCACTCTAAAGAGTTCAAAGAATATTTCAGCACCGAGAATCAGATCGATCGGGTTTGATTTGAAGAATGCGGGATCCGCTAGTTGCACATCAGCTGGGATTTTACATGCTGACATGTTAACAGAAGTTGCTGGGAGATCGACAGTAACCTTTGGGAGTACGAGAAATTTGACAGTAGCAGAATAATCGGTAATACGAGAGCAGACTAGTGACGAAAATTTTCCTTTAGTTTGAGTTGCAGATTGGCCAATACCCGCAATCGGGATGGTAATTTTCTTACGCTGAACCTTGATCAGTTGCGAAACAGCATTCACTTCCGGAATCCAAAAGTGCACGTGCAGCGTGCCGCGTTCCATTATCGTCGATCACAATCACCACGGCAGTGGCAAGCAAAACACTCGTTCGGTTGCGGCTGGATGGCAGAAAACGATATAGGTGGCAGCTCACCTTGCTGACTTGAAGACGACGGAATTTGAGCAGACACATTCGACGACTTACTTGGCAAGACTCGAGCTTGATTTTGGCATAATTGCGTGTGATGACTACCTTGACATCTTTTACATGAACTAAATGAGGAACAATCCTTTCCGACATGACCCGTGCGCAGAcagtttcgacaaagttgtagccgACGCACTTCCTTTTCCTTCTCTTGAATATCCATTTTCGCAAATTTAGCGCACATGTATAAGGGATGTTGTTCCGAACAAACGCTACACTTTCGAGACTGGAATTGGGTAGCCCCATGGCTCGCAAATGGACGGGAAGCTGGTTGCCTCTTGAGAAAAGCATTTGAAGAAGCCTCGGTTGTTTTTCCGCTAATGGTTTGCAGAACTGTAACCCTTCTTTGAATGAACGTTGTGAGATCGGGAAACGAAACCGTGTCACGAGTAGAAGAGTGCTCTTCCCAATCCCGTCTAGTCGTTGGGTCAAGCCGTGTGCTAAGCATGCGTATCAGCAAAACGTCCCAAAATTCTGTTTTTTCACATAGCTGTTGAAGTATTTTTAACGTTCGCCTCAAACTTCTCAACTAACGAGTGGAGCTCAGTCACCGATTCACGCTTAAGCGGAGAAAATTCGAAAAGTGCATCGACATATGATTGTTTCAATCTGGCTGTGTTCTGAAAGTGCTCAACTAACAGATTCCATGCGACCGGATAGTTGTTTGCACTGAGCGGAATGGTTTGGATTAGCTTCAAGGCATCACCGGCAAGAGACGAGCGAAGATAATAAAACTTTGACGAATGAACCAGCGAGATGTATAAATCGTGAATGTTTAGCCAGCTATCGAGACTGCCGCTAAATATAGGTAGCTTTACATCTGGTAGGCGAATGTGCGAATTCGATGGAGGGTATTGAGCGGTTGAAATATTTGAAGGCGTTACGCTCGGTGTAGATGGCGATTTATTAACGGCAAGCAGAAAGCCTTTAACTTTATAATATTGGGATTCTATATCGGCACGTTGTTTGAGTTGATCGTCGAGGTTAGCTTCATCCAGCGATTCCAATTCGCACTGGATTTTGCTGAAATCTGTCCACAATGAAACCAGATTTTCAAGGCGCACCGGCACTTCTGCAACATCCCTGGTTTCATCGTAGCTGTCCACGAAGGTTTTAATAAGGTTGAAAGATGTGAGTAGGCTGCGTTGGCGCAGCTTTAGAGTTTTTTTCGCCGTTCCGTCGACATTGTTAAATCCGGAACTGCAAACAAAAGACCGCATAGCTCAAACGAGACAGGATAAGGAGGTTGGAAAGCTAATTACCTTCTTGAGGCAATTTAATGCCTTGAATAATGAATCCCAGCAAAATGGCAAAGTCCAACGGCTAACAAATCGGCAGCTATCCGACTGGCAGGATTCCGATGATGGCGGATGAACGGAGTTCGACGTCctatccggctcgaaggaccaatAGCGATAACTCAGGAGCTTTCGGATAATCTACCACACGAACTGACTGCTAACTTATcaacttaattttttataaCTTAATTTTACAAATTCCTTATCCAATATAAATTGCTGACTGTGGTTCTTCACTGCGATGGTGCGAGCAAACACAAAGAGAGAGCGATGACGTTTCGAAGGGCCTTTCATATCTCCTATTGATCGATACTGATTTATCGATCTCCTCGATCGATTCCAGTTCAGTGGACAGGTTGTTCTAAGATAAAGTGGTCTAATTTGTCGTATTCGAAAACCGGTTGGAGAATACACTCTTATCGCGGGTATGCGATcagtcaccattcctgaaaatatcatttttgggaatttccttatagtggagtagtagtcgaataagtggccTACATACGTGTATGAGgctaattattgaaaaaatcgaatttcccaagatcggccggcctagcggaaaatagtgagtatgagcgaatgttggtctactggtgggtcaccattccagaaaatatcatttttggaaatttccttatagtggagtagtagtcgaataagtgacctacatacgtatatgaggcaaattattgaaaaattcgaatttcccaagatcggccggcctagcggaaaatagttagtatgagggaatgttggtctactggtgggtcaccattcctcaaaatatcatttttgggatttttcttatagtggagtaaaatgatattttcaggaatggtgacccaccagtagacaaacattcgactactactccactataagggaattcccaaaaatgatattttcaggaatggtgacccactagtaagtaaacattcgctcatactcacaattttccgctaggccggccgatcctgggaaattcgattttttcaataatttaccttgtatacgtgtgtaggtcacttattcgactactactccaccatgaggaaattcccaaaaattatatttccaggaatggtgacccactagtagacaaacattcgctcatactcacaattttccgctaggccggccgatcttgaggaattcgattttttcaataatttgcctcatacacGTATGTAggccacttattcgactactactccactataagggaattcccaaaaatgatattttcaggaatggtgacccactagtagaccaacattcgctcatactcacaattttccgctaggccggccgatcctgggaaattcgattttttcaataatttaccttgtatacgtgtgtaggtcacttattcgactactactccactataaggaaattcccaaaaatgatattttcagaaatggtgacccactagtagaccaacattcgctcatactcacaattttccgctaggccggccgatcttgcgaaattcgattttttcaataatttgcctcatacacGTATGTAGGCCACTTATTcaactactactccactataaggaaattcccaaaagtgatattttcaggaatggtgacccaccagtataCCAACATTctctcatactcacaattttccgctaggccggccgatcctgggaaattcgatttttttcaattatttaccTTGCATgcgtgtgtaggtcacttattcgactactactccaccataaggaaattcccaaaaatgatatttttaggaatggtgacccactagtagacaaacattcgctcgtactcacaattttccgctaggccggccgatcctgggaaattcgattttttcaataatttaccttgCATACGTATGTaagtcacttattcgactactactccactataaggaaattcccaaaaatgatatcttcaggaatggtgacccaccagtagaccaacattcgctcatactcacattttttcgctaggccggccgatcttgggaaattcaattttttcaataatttgccttgtatacgtgtgtaggtcacttattcgactactactccactataaggaaattcccaaaaatgatattttcaggaatggtgacccactagtagaccaacattcgctcatactcacaattttccgctaggccggccgatcttgggaaattcgattttttcaacaatttaccttgtatacgtgtgtaggtcacttatccgactactactccactataaggaaattcccaaaaacgatattttcaggaatggtgacccactagtagacaaacattcgctcatactctcaattttccgctaggccggccgatcctgggaaattcgattttttcaataatttaccttgtatacgtgtgtaggtcagCTATTCGaccactactccactataaggaaattcccaaaaatgatattttcaggaatggtgacccactagtagaccaacattcgctcatactcacaattttccgctaggccggccgatcctgagaaattcgtttttttttcaataatttactttgtatacgtgtgtaggtcacttattcgactactactccactataaggaaattcccaaaaatgatattttcaggaatggtgacccactagtagacaaacattcgctcatactcacaatttcccgCTAGACCGGCCGATCCTggtaaattcgattttttcaataatttaccttgtatacgtgtgtaggtcacttattcgactactactccattataaggaaattcccaaaaacgatattttcaggaatggtgacccactagcagcgaaggaaaaaaatcacctctagcgattaatgaatacatataaaacatgCCTAGGATGCGtttacatcgtcgtcagtatgcgaaaaacaaagtatcggtgctggtgcactctttttgatttcctctttacgacatatttctattcattagtgtacaccacaatacgtggttctcaatgtgcacaactcggtatatgaagttattcgtctctgttacagagagcgatcagaacttgttatatccttattcttttgactcatgaatatgtttttgaagtagaatacttctctcaggaagttcggctacatagggatgtgaaatgaaaatctaaaaccgaaaaaagtgaaaaatatgtccaatttcaaatgctaaaaaaacggttagtattcgatggatttccttcgttcttgcagcaatggactggaaaatcttctaagattcttcccaaaataagataattgtaattttattattcacactattgtactattgaaaatagtcaagccttgtcaaaacgaaaaattcgacctctgattggtcgttatatgcttgcttcccaagcacggtcgacaggatcatataccttgcaattgaaaacatgctatttggcctatataagagcctgtttcagccggagccgctcataatagttctagacagcgacaacagcagtcgtccttccttagcagcagcactagccctgtggttggtcaccacgtctcaggagcagcgcggtttttctcagcgtgtgtcgccagacagccattattccccccgtgttggggcagcatgaagattgccatcaggaaatccaattttggaaatcaaaatgcctttttgaaggcaaataaacaagtcattgaaagttaataatttttgtcaccgcaagcaagtattctgtgttgcatcctagcaacttaaatttgtcgcacccgtctaatttactgaatgtgaaatagcttccacagtgcatgttgtccatgtatcttaattcccccaatgttagggcagctcaaaggttgtaattagcaaccgattttgaacagcaaaatgctttttgaaggcaaataaaaatataattgaagggtaataattttctggcatcaacacaagcaaacattctgtgcgggatgtaatcaaattctgttgtagttgtctaattttcactttatttagtaaaccccccactgtaggggcagcgcaaaggctgcgatcagcataaccgacattgaataataaactgccctgttagaacgcattcacaaaagcagttagttcgactatgcagagctaatatgaagacgattcaatcaatcagcgtaaacagaatttcgtcatctcccagctgccaagttgcaacatgatgcaacacgcaacagcgagcaaacgaaatcgcttgatgttacaaaccgcaataagatacgggttaaaaccgttgcgtgtgtgagggcaccatcggtgtttattcgctggatacactatctactgtctactgaacgcaataatctgctacatgcgacacggggacgggaacattttcttcaacgaagctgcgcaacacgacacaaaacatgttattttgttgcttcaatgagagtgctatcggtccggttcgacaaaaaatcatttttgtgcatccgtgctacgaaactgaggaaaaactttagaaactgaaaaaagaggtggagcttatcaaatgatcgctctgaaccagaatgaagtcacacatgtTCTtctagttatatcattccaccacgtacgtaaaataattcattcctattttcatccctatataagagcctgttttagtcgaagccgctcatagtagttctgaacagcgacgacagcagtcctcccttagcagcagcgggagcgagcagtgggtaccatcgatagcggatagcggccacaactgtggcatggctgcgaataagcgtagcagtttcagcggatctcaccatcgatagcagcagggccagcagatgcaggtacagcggatatcaatggcggccacaactgtggcatggctacggaaagcgttgcagttgctcagcagttggactagcgtatagcggccacaactgtggcatggctatgcatagcgtagctgttgcagcgggtatatcagcatcgatagtagcagggtcagctgatgcgacgacactcccttcactaaaatgctgtttcagtgtggtagcgggaagcatcagcagcaggcttacatgaagtgaatacatcagccagcaactttctctaaggcctctgccatagtagacgcgaaaagcggcgcgatccgattcgctcggccgtagtttgatgtacagctctactgatggctgtacattaacctacagctgagcgaatcggttcgcgtcgcttttcgcatctattatggcagaggcctaatgggaaagttgtatcagtttgttcagaagaatattattgtcggtaatattacagagatgcgattgcgtaaatccgattttgaattgaacaattgttcttttgagaacaaataacacacttatttgaagagttgatagcttttggtaccaatagcagtatagtgacagcctcagcggtagatgcagatgcagccggtacttccctgaggccgatgtaaaggtaaatgggagcagcacggcgaaacagttcgggttatgcttggacgcgcgtcatttttcgctgttgatattccccacatgaaacgacgcgctttcgtatgatagcggtggtattagcggtagatgcatctgccaacacttcctccagtaaagccgtgtctagttttcaatgtgaaaacacctttctcattgtgttgaccgtgcgccttagttctcactatcaaggtaacacagagatgtaggtaaacactacatcctatgataaattgaacaattgtccttataaacacaacaaatgaattaatgaagattgaattttgaattagaatacttctttcagaaagttcggctctatagggatgtgaaatgaaaatctaaaactgaaaaaagtgagaaaaatttcaaatgctaataaatcggttagttttcgatggatttccttcgtttttgcagcaatcgattagaaaatcttctaagattcccatcaaatgcatgaaattgcaatttatcattcgaactattgtactattgaaaactcttaagccttgtgaAAACacgaaattcgacctctgattggtcgttataccgcgctttcccaagcacggtcggcagagttatggacctagtcaattgggaatgcatcatttggcctatataagagcttcatcagataataaacaaacgtttcatcggatattaaattgaacaactgaaatttgaagaacacaaatgattatttgaagagttaatattttctcgttttgcgctataatccaaagttaattatcttcatctacatgcatactctgactattattacgtgtttgcgtcgcttagtgtttggctacggtcatgcagaacgcaaataacggcgcgatgcgattcggcaagacgaaatctgtgaaaatgtatagttctacttcgccttaaaaagagctgtacatttcacagcggtaaggcgaatcgcatcgcgccggcattcacGTTCTGcctaaccgtagcctttgttccgttcccgtttaatgatgtcgtattaaatgtgcatattacaattcggcagcacttcaacttctcatttgcacaaaatttaaaatttttcaatgaacttcattcaaaatatcagacaaaaagaaattacaatactgccaatgaacggtcaacgtttatttactagaaaaaatgactgacacgcaagcagccgggttatctttcttgtaaaagtattctacttcaaccttgcggtcgtggctttgcatacaaccttcttgtgatttttttgtcagaaaaagaaagaaaatgacagtgtatgctctcctactctcgcttaaactcaaccgctgccgaagtaattccttcccccacacattccctctcaccgcaccacacctctgctgctgttcaggcgacatgattttctcctgttgctatcctttcttcccgtaactaccggcctatggagagacaaacgcaacgatcgaatcgcttctcagagctgatgtagtctagtcatgtgtttgttttctcccagaaacctatgcaccctatcatcatttcattatgggttgagaggattcgagtttagtcccggcctgtacacttcgtgaagtgcacatatgatgaataaacgacgattgcatcatattcgtttcgtttccatcactgcccactagtagaccaacattcgctcataatcacaattttccgctaggcctgTCGTTGTGAGAAAATGCGAGTATTATTTTGTGTTTTCGTCATACAAAATAAATTCTGCTGTGCATTTTACCTGTTGCTGCTGCTTCAGGCAACATTATTAAACGAAATTAAAATTGAAGTTTTCAGCATGCATTATGATTTATTagggattttcaaattttttacacgttttttcggCTAAAAATATTTAGCTTGCATACAAGTTTCATTGACTTGTGTGCAAGTCCTTGCGCAATTTGTCCTTGCGCATTTAACCGCGATataaattgctttgtccgccattactgatttttctttcgcgtaccccctgaaggctttcgaatacccccaggggtacgcgcaccccaggttgagaaccgctgcagtATTGGATCTTCAGAATGGGTTCCATCAGGTTAATGTTTCTGAAAGCTCTGTCCCCTATACAGCTTTTGTAACGCCTGGTGGGCAGTACGAGTATTTGAAAATGCCATTCGGTTTGCGTAACGCTCCAGCAGTGTTTCAGAGATTTATAAATTTCGTTATGGCACCGTTCATTGAGGAGGGAACCGTTACTGTATACTTAGATGATATCACGGTAGCAACTACTACGATTCAGGAACATTTCGACGTCTTGAAACGAGTTCTTCGAAGACTGGCGGAGTTTAGATTGAAGATTAAAACGAAAAAGTGTCAATTCTGTTACACAGAAGTAGAGTTGTTGGGTTTTACTGTTAATGAACAAGGTATCAGGCCAAACAATTCACATTTGGCTGCCATTGAGAAACTTTCTTTTCCGTGTGACGTGAAGCAAGTAAATAAATGCCTGGGACTTTTCTCCTACTTCCGTAGATTTGTCCCGTCATTCTCAACTATAGCTATGCCTTTGCGTGCTTTAACGAATCCTAACGTGAAGTTCAACTTCGACGAGAAATGTGAAGAGGCTTTTCTGACTTTAAAATCTAAGTTGATTTCTTCTCCGGTACTTGCTCTCTACAATCCAGAAAGAGAAACAGAGCTTCATTGTGATGCTAGTAGTGAGGGATTTGGCGGCATATTGATGCAGAAACAGGATGATACCAGGTTTCATCCAGTTGGATAtttttctaaacggacttctcCTGCAGAATCACGTTATCACAGTTTTGAACTTGAGACATTGGCAATCATCTACTCGTTGAGGGAATTCCGCATCTATCTGGAAGGAATACCATTTCGTATAATAACTGATTGCAACT
It includes:
- the LOC129716844 gene encoding uncharacterized protein LOC129716844, producing MERGTLHVHFWIPEVNAVSQLIKVQRKKITIPIAGIGQSATQTKGKFSSLVCSRITDYSATVKFLVLPKVTVDLPATSVNMSACKIPADVQLADPAFFKSNPIDLILGAEIFFELFRVPGRIALGDDLPTLVNSVFGWVVTGKNLHCSSQSPIIANVASVADVHQLMERFWKIEEDSTEPCYSLEEAACEEYFRRTVTRTTEGR